A DNA window from Actinokineospora baliensis contains the following coding sequences:
- a CDS encoding SDR family oxidoreductase, with product MVIAVTGATGTVGLRLVSRLVGRGCRVRAVVRPGGRRPAGELVEVVEADLERPESLREALHGVSDLFLLTPLHPDQGAVHRGLVDVAKRAGVQHVVRMSALGADPASPVSVHRQHGEGDQAVLESGLRYTLLRSNTFMQNVAQWAPTIRARDAIVLPVGDARVSMIDAGDIAEVAAAVLTEGGTDDQVLELTGPRAISYPALAALVSTVVGRRITHVDISPADAAAVMLGNGMPDWAVAARIGLYSTLRAGTAERVSTAVLDWTGRPPRDFAEVVPELAHALSG from the coding sequence ATGGTCATCGCGGTCACCGGGGCCACCGGAACCGTTGGCCTGCGGTTGGTGTCGCGGCTGGTCGGCCGCGGTTGCCGGGTGCGCGCGGTCGTTCGCCCCGGCGGACGGCGGCCCGCCGGGGAGCTGGTCGAGGTCGTGGAAGCGGACCTGGAGCGGCCGGAGAGCCTTCGCGAAGCGTTGCACGGCGTGAGCGACCTGTTCCTGCTGACCCCGCTGCACCCGGACCAGGGCGCGGTGCACCGGGGCCTGGTGGACGTCGCCAAACGCGCCGGGGTTCAGCACGTGGTGCGGATGTCGGCGCTGGGTGCCGATCCCGCGTCACCGGTGTCGGTGCACCGCCAGCACGGCGAGGGCGACCAGGCGGTGCTGGAGTCCGGGCTGCGGTACACCCTGTTGCGCTCCAACACGTTCATGCAGAACGTGGCGCAGTGGGCGCCGACCATCCGCGCGCGGGACGCGATCGTGCTGCCGGTCGGCGACGCTCGCGTCAGCATGATCGACGCTGGCGACATCGCGGAGGTGGCCGCCGCTGTGCTCACCGAGGGCGGCACCGACGACCAGGTGCTGGAGCTGACCGGACCGAGGGCCATCAGCTACCCGGCGCTGGCCGCGCTGGTGTCCACAGTGGTCGGTCGGCGGATCACCCACGTCGACATCTCGCCTGCGGACGCGGCGGCGGTCATGCTGGGCAACGGCATGCCGGACTGGGCGGTCGCGGCGCGCATCGGCCTCTACAGCACGCTGCGCGCGGGCACGGCGGAGCGGGTGAGCACCGCGGTCCTCGACTGGACCGGGCGGCCACCGCGCGACTTCGCCGAAGTGGTACCGGAACTCGCCCACGCGCTGAGCGGGTGA
- a CDS encoding putative PEP-binding protein, which yields MTLATPERTDPISGSATIAAKTVVRPDLPFAATAFHGAAPADHDGPIVLVAPELTFHITGAALRDPRVRGVVVGSSRIADHARKMLQEGRVALVTCHEPLARIADGDRLQVDAEGIVDLGALSVPVTAICSTMTRANVELYRSWNVTDIGYFRLKFCLFELLAGDRTAYGDPAAVEAHLSATLVALAEHGWRRIRVVLSDPTSAELRELGVEVPVEDNPELGVRGPRAPGRWAVEVRAIEHVVTRFPDTEFQVSVPFVSTVAEFDVVSAMFADVGVLDRIGLGITLEVPAMVYALSDLLAERRPAFIGIGTSDLFALINGVDRNHPELAVDPFSAVNRSVVAQIRRVAAEHGTPVFVCGEVRKDPETARGLVETGCGELIASTSVLELAAMSRAAAI from the coding sequence ATGACGCTGGCCACGCCAGAGCGCACCGACCCGATCAGCGGGTCGGCCACGATCGCCGCCAAAACCGTCGTCCGACCCGACCTGCCGTTCGCCGCGACGGCGTTCCACGGTGCCGCTCCCGCCGACCACGACGGCCCCATCGTCCTGGTGGCACCCGAGCTCACCTTCCACATCACCGGGGCGGCGCTGCGCGATCCCCGGGTGCGCGGGGTGGTCGTCGGATCCAGCCGGATCGCCGACCACGCGCGCAAGATGCTGCAGGAGGGCCGGGTCGCGCTGGTCACCTGCCACGAGCCGCTGGCGCGCATCGCCGACGGCGACCGGCTGCAGGTCGACGCCGAGGGCATCGTCGACCTCGGCGCCCTGTCGGTGCCGGTGACCGCCATCTGCTCCACGATGACCCGGGCCAACGTCGAGCTGTACCGGTCGTGGAACGTCACCGACATCGGCTACTTCCGGCTCAAGTTCTGCCTGTTCGAGCTGCTGGCCGGGGACAGGACGGCCTACGGCGACCCGGCGGCGGTCGAGGCGCACCTGAGCGCGACCCTGGTGGCGCTGGCCGAGCACGGCTGGCGGCGGATCCGGGTCGTGCTCTCCGACCCGACCTCGGCCGAGCTGCGCGAGCTCGGGGTCGAGGTGCCGGTCGAGGACAACCCCGAACTGGGGGTGCGCGGGCCGCGCGCGCCGGGGCGGTGGGCGGTCGAGGTCCGCGCGATCGAGCACGTGGTGACCCGGTTCCCCGACACCGAGTTCCAGGTCAGCGTGCCGTTCGTGTCCACGGTGGCGGAGTTCGACGTGGTGTCGGCGATGTTCGCCGACGTAGGCGTGCTCGACCGGATCGGGCTGGGCATCACGCTGGAGGTGCCCGCGATGGTCTACGCGCTCTCGGACCTGCTCGCCGAGCGCAGGCCCGCGTTCATCGGCATCGGCACCTCCGACCTGTTCGCGTTGATCAACGGGGTGGACCGCAACCACCCCGAGCTCGCGGTCGACCCGTTCAGCGCGGTCAACCGCTCGGTGGTCGCGCAGATCCGGCGCGTGGCCGCCGAGCACGGGACGCCGGTGTTCGTCTGCGGCGAGGTGCGCAAGGACCCCGAGACCGCTCGGGGCCTGGTGGAAACCGGCTGCGGTGAGCTGATCGCGTCCACCTCGGTGCTCGAACTGGCCGCGATGTCGCGCGCCGCGGCGATCTAG
- a CDS encoding ribonucleotide-diphosphate reductase subunit beta yields MTTLENTTRKHALLDPGMDLTLRPMRYPQFYDRFRDAIKNTWTVEEVDLHSDLADLAKLSAAERHLVNRLVAFFATGDTIVANNLVLNLYQHVNAPEARLYLSRQLFEEAVHVQFYLTLLDTYLPDDNDRAEAFAAVETIPSIRAKAEFCYKWIDSISALSRLDTREDRRGFLLNLICFAACIEGLFFYGAFAYVYFLRSRGLLNGLASGTNWVFRDESMHMAFAFDVVDTVRRQEPDLFDDDLNAQVRQMLREAVDAETQFAEDLLDQGVAGLSVPDMRAYLEHVADRRLAALGLEPVYGSKNPFGFMELQDVQELSNFFERRVSAYQVAVPGTVTFDEDF; encoded by the coding sequence GTGACCACGCTCGAGAACACCACCCGCAAGCACGCCCTGCTCGACCCGGGCATGGACCTGACCCTGCGGCCCATGCGGTACCCGCAGTTCTACGACCGCTTCCGCGACGCCATCAAGAACACCTGGACCGTCGAAGAGGTCGACCTGCACTCGGACCTGGCGGACCTGGCCAAGCTCTCGGCCGCCGAACGGCACCTGGTCAACCGCCTGGTCGCGTTCTTCGCCACCGGGGACACCATCGTCGCCAACAACCTCGTGCTCAACCTCTACCAGCACGTCAACGCCCCGGAAGCCCGCCTCTACCTCTCGCGGCAGCTGTTCGAGGAGGCGGTGCACGTCCAGTTCTACCTGACGCTGCTCGACACCTACCTCCCCGACGACAACGACCGCGCCGAGGCGTTCGCCGCCGTGGAGACGATCCCGTCGATCCGCGCCAAGGCCGAGTTCTGCTACAAGTGGATCGACTCGATCTCCGCTCTGTCGCGTTTGGACACCCGGGAGGACAGGCGGGGTTTCCTGCTCAACCTCATCTGCTTCGCCGCCTGCATCGAGGGCCTGTTCTTCTACGGCGCCTTCGCCTACGTGTACTTCCTGCGCTCCCGAGGCCTGCTCAACGGCCTGGCGTCGGGCACCAACTGGGTCTTCCGCGACGAGTCCATGCACATGGCCTTCGCCTTCGACGTGGTCGACACCGTCCGCCGCCAGGAACCCGACCTGTTCGACGACGACCTCAACGCCCAGGTCCGCCAGATGCTGCGCGAGGCGGTCGACGCGGAGACCCAGTTCGCCGAAGACCTGCTCGACCAGGGCGTGGCGGGCCTGTCGGTACCGGACATGCGCGCCTACCTGGAACACGTCGCCGACCGCCGCCTGGCCGCCCTCGGCCTGGAACCGGTCTACGGCAGCAAGAACCCGTTCGGCTTCATGGAATTGCAGGACGTCCAAGAACTCTCGAACTTCTTCGAACGCCGCGTCTCCGCCTACCAGGTGGCCGTCCCCGGCACGGTCACCTTCGACGAGGACTTCTGA
- a CDS encoding NAD(P)/FAD-dependent oxidoreductase — MTHRREVDIAVIGAGVLGLATAEALVRRGADVLVFDGRPPGAGLSGGLTRTFRHRHDNELHVAMAVEGRRGFARWEQRLGRELIGPEGAVYHGMDHSHVTGMAAQRVEHSFVPGAVGGEVFPALARVGTPLLVDPGAGAIRAKRTIDALAHWVGDRIVQADVHSVTVPSDGDGAEFQTTEAIYRARHVVICAGTAVTRLGASVGFDIPVRSALHARPHFRVRPEFAGTPLPCWVDISGEFGVNVYGSPIGATGTYVVGMIGPAVDVPFGPDGGLPPGTDMEEHVRRVSAYVAKALPGLDPEPVGARVCVMTKLPKGSDALRAWHRPGVTTIAGHNLFKMAPALGELLADAAEKDQLPEALERAGADALEAA; from the coding sequence ATGACTCACCGACGGGAAGTCGACATCGCGGTCATCGGGGCCGGGGTGCTGGGGCTGGCCACGGCCGAGGCGCTGGTGCGGCGCGGGGCCGACGTGCTGGTGTTCGACGGGCGGCCGCCGGGCGCCGGGCTCTCGGGCGGTCTCACCAGGACGTTCCGGCACCGGCACGACAACGAGCTGCACGTGGCGATGGCGGTGGAGGGGCGGCGCGGGTTCGCCCGCTGGGAGCAGCGGCTCGGGCGCGAGCTGATCGGGCCGGAAGGCGCGGTGTACCACGGGATGGACCATTCGCACGTCACCGGGATGGCGGCGCAGCGGGTCGAGCACTCGTTCGTCCCCGGTGCGGTGGGTGGCGAGGTGTTCCCCGCGCTGGCGCGGGTGGGCACGCCGCTGCTGGTCGACCCGGGCGCGGGCGCGATCAGGGCGAAGCGGACGATCGATGCGCTGGCGCACTGGGTCGGCGACCGGATCGTCCAGGCCGACGTGCACAGCGTCACGGTGCCTTCCGACGGCGACGGAGCGGAGTTCCAGACCACGGAGGCGATCTACCGGGCCAGGCACGTGGTGATCTGCGCGGGCACGGCGGTGACCCGGTTGGGCGCGAGCGTCGGGTTCGACATCCCGGTGCGCAGCGCGCTGCACGCGCGCCCGCACTTCCGGGTGCGCCCGGAGTTCGCAGGCACGCCGCTGCCCTGCTGGGTGGACATCTCCGGCGAGTTCGGCGTGAACGTGTACGGCTCCCCCATCGGCGCGACCGGCACGTACGTGGTCGGGATGATCGGCCCCGCCGTCGATGTCCCCTTTGGACCGGACGGCGGGCTCCCCCCGGGCACCGACATGGAGGAGCACGTGCGGCGGGTCAGCGCGTACGTGGCGAAGGCGTTGCCCGGCTTGGACCCGGAGCCGGTCGGCGCGCGGGTGTGCGTGATGACCAAGCTGCCCAAGGGAAGCGACGCGCTGCGGGCCTGGCACCGACCCGGGGTGACGACCATCGCCGGGCACAACCTGTTCAAGATGGCACCCGCGCTCGGCGAACTGCTCGCCGACGCCGCGGAGAAGGACCAACTGCCCGAGGCGCTGGAGCGCGCGGGTGCGGACGCGCTCGAGGCGGCGTAG
- a CDS encoding MFS transporter: protein MTSTTTRPGVRRALTDRGATGRLVRAALVDAVGTGLFRSAFVVYLLTRTGLSSGEVLLGLSVAAVCGLVCSVPISALGDRYPPVRLLGVLHAWRALWFCAYPFVTGFGGYLAVAVLTGIADRVASPVLQSAIGSVAPAGDRVVVMGVVRAVRNVGFTVGALTATGALALGWDQVVPLGNSASFAVAAVLVWLVPIVHSGQPERGRVSRTAVLRDRRYLLLAAVNGVLAMYLTVLSVGLPLWVTTHTAVDGAYVPLLISGNMVLAVLFQPVVASRVRSLRHAANCCLGSGLALAATCACLAVSATPALWLAITALVLAVATHTLGELLHSAGAWEISYDLAPPARRSVYLGVFNLGVVGQDIVGPSAMALCVTAGTLGWLTLGGVFALAGAAVVGLTRPLVRAARHGPGADEN, encoded by the coding sequence ATGACCTCGACCACCACCCGCCCCGGCGTCCGACGGGCGCTGACCGACCGCGGCGCGACCGGTCGGCTCGTGCGGGCCGCGCTGGTGGACGCGGTCGGGACGGGCCTGTTCCGGTCGGCGTTCGTGGTGTACCTGCTCACCCGCACCGGGCTCAGCTCGGGCGAGGTCCTGCTCGGGCTCAGCGTCGCGGCGGTCTGCGGACTGGTGTGCTCGGTCCCGATCAGCGCTCTCGGCGACCGGTACCCCCCGGTCCGGCTGCTGGGGGTGTTGCACGCGTGGCGCGCGTTGTGGTTCTGCGCGTACCCGTTCGTCACGGGCTTCGGCGGCTACCTGGCAGTCGCGGTGCTCACGGGGATCGCCGACCGGGTGGCCTCGCCGGTGCTGCAGAGCGCGATCGGTTCGGTCGCCCCGGCGGGCGACCGGGTCGTGGTGATGGGTGTGGTGCGGGCGGTCCGCAACGTCGGGTTCACCGTCGGCGCGCTGACCGCGACGGGAGCGCTCGCGCTCGGCTGGGACCAGGTGGTCCCGCTGGGCAACAGCGCTTCCTTCGCGGTGGCGGCGGTGCTGGTGTGGCTGGTACCGATCGTCCACAGCGGACAACCGGAGCGCGGGCGGGTATCCAGGACGGCGGTGTTGCGGGACCGGCGCTACCTGCTGCTCGCCGCCGTCAACGGGGTGCTGGCGATGTACCTGACGGTGCTCTCGGTCGGTCTCCCGCTGTGGGTCACCACGCACACGGCGGTGGACGGGGCGTACGTACCGCTGCTGATCTCCGGCAACATGGTGCTGGCCGTGCTGTTCCAGCCGGTCGTGGCCAGCCGGGTGCGCAGCTTGCGGCACGCGGCCAACTGCTGCCTCGGCTCTGGCCTCGCGCTCGCCGCCACCTGCGCCTGCCTGGCCGTCAGCGCCACCCCCGCGCTGTGGCTGGCGATCACGGCCCTCGTGCTCGCCGTGGCCACACACACCCTCGGCGAGCTCCTGCACTCGGCGGGCGCGTGGGAGATCTCCTACGACCTCGCCCCGCCCGCGCGCCGCAGCGTCTACCTCGGCGTGTTCAACCTCGGCGTGGTCGGCCAGGACATCGTCGGACCCAGCGCCATGGCCCTGTGCGTCACCGCGGGCACCCTCGGCTGGCTCACACTGGGCGGGGTGTTCGCGCTGGCGGGCGCGGCGGTGGTGGGACTGACCCGGCCACTGGTGCGCGCCGCCCGGCACGGGCCCGGGGCCGACGAGAACTAA
- a CDS encoding ribonucleoside-diphosphate reductase subunit alpha: protein MTTVDTVTTMRVRKRDGALEPVDVDKIVRAVRRCAEGLREVDPLRVATKTISGLYDGATTAELDRLSIQTAAELVAEDPEYSRLAAGLLSAYIDKEVRGQGVHSFSQSIALGHAEGLIGDSTARLVAANARKLDDAIDLTADRRFEYFGLRTVYDRYLLRHPSRRSVVELPQYWLLRVACGLSHTAAEAIDFYRLMSSLAYLPSSPTLFNSGTVHTQMSSCYLLDSPRDELESIYERYAQIARLSKFAGGIGVQWSRVRSRGALIRGTNGHSNGIVPWLRTLDASVAAVNQGGRRKGAACVYLETWHPDIEEFLELRDNTGEDARRTHNLNLANWIPDEFMRRVEADADWSLFDPDELPELVDLWGDDFDRAYRAAEEAGRAVRTVKARELYGKMIRTLAQTGNGWMTFKDTANRTCNQTAEPGDVVHLSNLCTEILQVTSDDETAVCNLGSVNLGAHVLGDEVDWERLRSTVRTAVVFLDRVIDINYYPTEQAGRGNPRWRPVGLGVMGLQDVFFKLRLAFDSEAARELSTRLAEEIYLTALETSAGLAAAAGAHPAYSRTRSARGQLQPDLWGVTPTQTERWAAVRERIAEHGLRNSLLVAIAPTATIASIAGCFECIEPQVSNTFKRETLSGEFLQINSYLVRELKGRGMWTDEVRARLKRDEGSVQGLTELPDEVRSLFRTAWELPQKALIDLAAARGPYIDQSQSLNLFVASPTIGKLSSMYRYAWQSGLKTTYYLRSRPATRIQQATVTAAPAEAIACSLENPESCEACQ, encoded by the coding sequence GTGACGACCGTCGACACGGTCACCACCATGCGGGTGCGCAAGCGCGACGGGGCGCTGGAGCCCGTCGACGTCGACAAGATCGTGCGCGCCGTGCGGCGCTGCGCGGAGGGGCTGCGCGAGGTCGACCCGCTGCGGGTGGCCACCAAGACGATCAGCGGTCTCTACGACGGCGCCACCACCGCCGAACTGGACCGGCTGTCCATCCAGACCGCCGCCGAGCTCGTCGCCGAGGACCCCGAGTACTCCCGGCTCGCCGCCGGGCTGCTCAGCGCCTACATCGACAAGGAGGTCCGCGGCCAGGGGGTGCACTCGTTCAGCCAGAGCATCGCCCTCGGGCACGCCGAGGGCCTGATCGGCGACAGCACCGCTCGGCTGGTCGCGGCCAACGCGCGCAAGCTCGACGACGCCATCGACCTCACAGCGGACCGCCGGTTCGAGTACTTCGGCCTGCGTACCGTCTACGACCGCTACCTGCTGCGGCACCCGTCGCGCCGCAGCGTTGTCGAACTGCCGCAGTACTGGCTGCTGCGAGTCGCGTGTGGCCTGTCGCACACCGCCGCCGAGGCGATCGACTTCTACCGGCTGATGTCGTCGCTGGCCTACCTGCCCAGCTCCCCGACGCTGTTCAACTCCGGCACCGTGCACACCCAGATGTCCTCCTGCTACCTGCTGGACTCCCCGCGCGACGAGCTCGAGTCGATCTACGAGCGGTACGCCCAGATCGCCAGGCTCTCGAAGTTCGCGGGCGGCATCGGCGTGCAGTGGTCGCGGGTCCGCTCGCGCGGCGCGCTGATCAGGGGCACCAACGGGCACTCCAACGGGATCGTGCCGTGGCTGCGCACGCTCGACGCCTCGGTCGCGGCGGTCAACCAGGGCGGGCGGCGCAAGGGCGCGGCGTGCGTGTACCTGGAGACCTGGCACCCCGACATCGAGGAGTTCCTGGAGCTGCGCGACAACACCGGGGAGGACGCGCGCCGCACGCACAACCTCAACCTGGCCAACTGGATCCCCGACGAGTTCATGCGCCGGGTCGAGGCGGACGCGGACTGGTCGCTGTTCGACCCCGACGAGCTGCCCGAGCTCGTCGACCTGTGGGGCGACGACTTCGACCGCGCCTACCGGGCCGCCGAGGAGGCCGGTCGCGCGGTGCGCACGGTCAAGGCGCGCGAGCTCTACGGCAAGATGATCCGCACCCTGGCGCAGACCGGCAACGGGTGGATGACCTTCAAGGACACCGCCAACCGCACCTGCAACCAGACCGCCGAACCGGGCGACGTGGTGCACCTGTCCAACCTGTGCACCGAGATCCTGCAGGTCACCAGCGACGACGAGACCGCGGTGTGCAACCTCGGGTCGGTCAACCTCGGCGCGCACGTGCTCGGTGACGAGGTGGACTGGGAGCGGCTGCGGTCCACTGTGCGCACCGCGGTGGTGTTCCTGGACCGGGTGATCGACATCAACTACTACCCGACCGAGCAGGCCGGGCGCGGCAACCCGCGCTGGCGTCCGGTCGGGCTCGGGGTGATGGGCCTGCAGGACGTGTTCTTCAAGCTGCGCCTGGCTTTCGACTCTGAGGCCGCCCGCGAGCTGTCCACCCGCCTCGCCGAGGAGATCTACCTCACCGCGCTGGAGACCTCGGCCGGTCTGGCCGCCGCGGCGGGCGCGCACCCGGCGTACTCGCGGACCCGGTCCGCGCGCGGTCAGCTGCAACCGGACCTGTGGGGTGTCACGCCGACGCAGACCGAGCGGTGGGCCGCGGTGCGCGAGCGCATCGCCGAGCACGGCCTGCGCAACTCGTTGCTGGTGGCGATCGCGCCCACCGCGACGATCGCCTCCATCGCGGGCTGCTTCGAGTGCATCGAGCCGCAGGTGTCCAACACGTTCAAGCGCGAAACGCTGTCCGGTGAGTTCTTGCAGATCAACTCGTACCTGGTGCGAGAGCTCAAGGGCCGTGGCATGTGGACTGACGAGGTCCGGGCCCGGCTCAAGCGCGACGAGGGATCGGTGCAGGGGCTCACCGAACTGCCCGACGAGGTGCGGTCGTTGTTCCGCACCGCGTGGGAGTTGCCGCAGAAGGCGCTGATCGACCTGGCCGCCGCGCGTGGCCCGTACATCGACCAGAGCCAGTCGCTGAACCTGTTCGTGGCCTCGCCGACGATCGGCAAACTGTCCTCTATGTACCGATACGCCTGGCAGAGCGGCCTCAAGACCACGTACTACCTGCGTTCCCGCCCGGCGACGCGCATCCAGCAGGCCACCGTGACCGCGGCACCCGCCGAGGCCATCGCCTGCTCCCTGGAAAACCCCGAGTCCTGCGAGGCCTGCCAGTGA